DNA sequence from the Poecilia reticulata strain Guanapo linkage group LG19, Guppy_female_1.0+MT, whole genome shotgun sequence genome:
CAGAATAAAGAGGTAACTGTTGACAACGTAAAAGTCAAACTACAGGTCAGTGTTCACATCCGTTTTTAACAGGCAATGGATTTACTTCACGAGTAATAGAGTATTCCTACattagctgatttttttttgttttatttatttatttcaacttcCTTTGCTATGTAAGTGAAGACAACAGGCGATTAGAAGCAGATCAGAGTggtttctgtttcagatttgGGACACAGCAGGACAGGAACGCTTCAGAAGTGTGACTCACGCATATTACAGAGACGCACATGGTGAGAATGAATGAATCACAACGTGAATTACAAAGTTCTTTGTACATGCGGAGCCGTGATTtgcttctttcttcctttttttttttttttttctttttccaaagcTTTGCTGCTTCTGTATGACATCACCAACAAATCGTCGTTCGACAACATCAGGGTGAGTCTCACACTCGCCAGCGACGAAAACATAAAGTAACCAGGGGRCCTGGAAACTAGTAAGACCTGTTCGAGCGTAGGTCAACGTAAAACGCCACCTTATTAGAGcaaacatttgcacattttcccASCCTATGGTCACATGTGCAGCGCGGGTCGTTGTCAAACATCTGTGTGAGAGAGTCTACYTGCAGGAACACTGTAACACACCKCTAACCACCTTCTCTGTGTGCTTGTTTCGTTTTCTCGGTCCAGGCGTGGTTAACAGAAATCCATGAGTATGCACAGACCGACGTAGTCATCATGTTGCTGGGCAACAAGGTGAGAAGGCGATGTTTGCGGAGCTCGGTATGTAATGGAAGTACACGCTAATCGAATGCAGAAGGTTGTGAGCTTCGGTGAAACAGAGCGGAAGTTGCTAAGTTTGGATGTGGTGTTYAGATATGTTAATAGCAATAAGTCAAAGATGAGGATGATAGCGTAGAGGTATTCCAACCTCCAAGATGCAGAGCTTAAAGGTATTGTCaatgggtgtgctgtggtggcgcaggggttaagcacaaaYcacatatggaggccttagtcctcaacgcagctgtcgcagggttgattcccggccttggcgacttttactgcatgtcttccccctctctcactttcctgtcaattaactatcaaataataAWAATAAAAAAGATTtgctagaagaaaaaaaaggtattgTCAAAATAccacactgttaaaaaaaaagtctctaattTGTGGTAAGATACTAGTAGTTGTTAGAATTTTACAGTATACGGTAAAATTTTAGCAACCACAGCTCTCCGTATGTTCTGTAAATTAGAcatggttttgttttacagtgcagtagAACCAATTAGCAAGCGGGTCATCAATTATGAGAACTTTTGGGCCATTTTTGACTTTCCAATTGTAATATCATGTAAAtacacacagattttttttaatgtctcacTTCATTGACCTCTCGGTAGAAAAATATCGAACAATTCGGGCATCATTCAcatcattttattcagaaatataaatCAGCATATAGTGAAATAACAGATATGTTTTATGTTGCACATTTCCCATAACTGAAGAGACGTCTTACAGAGTCGATTtaggaatacatttttgaaatatgagAAGGAGATTTCGGGGAGGAAACAAGTCACAAGCAGTCAATCTCGAGTGTTAAACTCAGAAAGTTGAACATCCACAAActccaaacatttatttttctccaatcTTGTTCTTACATGTGAGGgaatacaaatacattaaaacatgttcaaatacATGCCGCATGAAAGCTGATTTCAAAAGCAGTGATCTAACTAAAAGCTACGCTGCACAGGAAAATCTGCTCACTACATTTAATCTAATCTGAGCATCTCTGTGCTGCGTCCATGTTTCAGGCCGATATGAGCGGCGAACGAGCGATCAGGAGAGACGAAGGAGAGAGGCTGGCCAGAGTGAGTCTCCGCACAGCTACACAAAACACCACTGACACTACGGGTTCTGCTTCTGACCGCTGTTTGCTCCCCTTCGTTCATCCAGGAGTATTCGGTCCCTTTCATGGAGACGAGCGCCAAGACGGGAGTCAACGTAGAGCTCGCCTTCACAGCCGTAGCCAAGTATGAGGCAGTTCATACGGGTTGATGGGGGGCTGGAGGGAAGTGTTCACCTGCTTTTGATAAGTTTATTTCGCTTTTGCTTCCACCCCAGATCAGCAAACAAATTTGAAAGTCAGATAAAGATAAACTGTGGTGGCAGCCTTCCTTTGTATTTCTCACAGTGCTGGGGGGAAGATTTGTGgagtaattatttaaaaacatgtattttgttttattttaagatgtttccaattcattttttttttttttacctgggaCATGAGGGTTTCCAatatttgtcattgtttttttttttacagcagttgtttttgttctgtccGTCAGGGAGCTGAAGCACCGGGCCATCCAGCAC
Encoded proteins:
- the LOC103482093 gene encoding ras-related protein Rab-37, translating into YLCFVYDFLQTILVGDSGVGKTSLLVQFDQGKFIPGSFSATVGIGFTNKEVTVDNVKVKLQIWDTAGQERFRSVTHAYYRDAHALLLLYDITNKSSFDNIRAWLTEIHEYAQTDVVIMLLGNKADMSGERAIRRDEGERLAREYSVPFMETSAKTGVNVELAFTAVAKELKHRAIQHPNEPKFQIHEYIESQKEKSGCCSYF